The following coding sequences are from one Sphingobium sp. V4 window:
- a CDS encoding serine hydrolase, which translates to MIEQICEAAFAPAAAAVNSGRIPGATLGVVSIDGRSAVRFAGAAAIVPDREPLTRDHWFDLASVSKVIATTTMILHLAEQGRLNLDRPLTDAIPDLRQYDVANAAERRLTFRDCLAHRSFLPAVEPIYTYGDDPARLRAFVLQREWRHGPPVYSDINFILLGIAIERITGAPLSAWPLGEGLSYGPPPGPAVATEACSWRGRVLKGEVHDENAFALGGAPGHAGLFGTVDGVLGFARAMVDGSILSPAMLAEARTAQEGHRTCGWERAFDGWSGGDACSAETIGHTGFTGTGLWIDFERGLAWTLLTNRVHPTRHADSGIFALRPAVGDALIRAWEAQ; encoded by the coding sequence ATGATCGAGCAAATCTGCGAAGCCGCCTTCGCCCCGGCCGCAGCCGCCGTGAACAGCGGCCGCATCCCCGGCGCGACGCTGGGCGTGGTAAGCATCGATGGCCGCAGCGCCGTCCGCTTCGCCGGAGCGGCGGCGATCGTGCCGGACCGGGAGCCATTGACCCGCGACCACTGGTTCGACCTTGCCTCCGTGTCGAAGGTGATCGCCACCACCACCATGATCCTGCACCTGGCGGAGCAGGGCCGGCTCAACCTTGACCGGCCGCTGACCGATGCCATCCCTGACCTGCGCCAATATGATGTGGCGAACGCCGCGGAACGCAGACTGACCTTCCGCGATTGCCTTGCCCACCGCAGCTTCCTGCCGGCGGTCGAGCCCATCTACACCTATGGCGACGATCCCGCCCGGCTGCGTGCCTTCGTCCTGCAACGGGAATGGCGCCATGGCCCGCCGGTCTATTCCGACATCAACTTCATCCTGCTCGGCATCGCGATCGAGCGCATCACTGGCGCGCCGCTTTCCGCATGGCCGCTGGGTGAAGGCCTGTCCTACGGGCCGCCCCCCGGCCCCGCCGTCGCAACCGAAGCGTGCAGCTGGCGCGGCCGGGTGCTGAAGGGCGAGGTGCATGACGAAAACGCGTTCGCGCTCGGCGGGGCACCGGGCCACGCCGGGCTGTTCGGCACGGTCGATGGCGTACTCGGCTTTGCCCGGGCGATGGTCGACGGATCGATCCTGTCCCCAGCGATGCTGGCGGAGGCCCGGACGGCGCAGGAAGGGCACCGCACCTGTGGCTGGGAGCGGGCATTCGACGGCTGGTCGGGGGGCGACGCCTGCTCAGCCGAAACCATCGGCCACACCGGCTTTACCGGCACGGGCCTCTGGATCGATTTCGAACGCGGTCTCGCCTGGACCCTGCTCACCAACCGCGTCCACCCCACCCGCCACGCCGATAGCGGCATCTTCGCCCTCCGCCCGGCGGTGGGCGACGCGCTGATCCGGGCTTGGGAGGCGCAGTGA
- a CDS encoding permease, producing the protein MTATIAAEAHDLGEGPQARRPPLRTLGLYLLLGFSAGLPFYMFNAVLTLRLARHGVDIVIIGFFAWIALLPTFKFVWAPLLDRYSVPGFSRFWGRRRGWIMLSQLGIFFSMVAMAFTSSDQSLPLTALFAILLAFWTTTLEVAADGWRIELAPTQAEQGPIVAANLWGYRSAMVAAGSGAVLVAAWADWTWAYLAIAIAAFLPFPMLAAMRPEQEGAKGRASALASGTLVSLTILAVTGVATALIGWALLSAVQGAGFSAQTNVTPIVLAVALLPFVALAIALPRIRRLPADAPSKMPGFIAPYVEIFWRYGYAVLPVLAFVSFYRMGDVLTLTLSHPLWNAAGYSLEQISMADGVVALTCSMAGVALGGLCAARLPMTVALIIGACASAIGNWVFVWLWYAEPSSFVLYVAAGVDQFGHGLEGAVFVVYLSMLVSPRYPGTQYAFLSGFAFLLPRLIGGAAGAIQKQIGYDGFFILSGALSFAAIFFLPIVMRVRARTA; encoded by the coding sequence ATGACCGCCACGATCGCCGCCGAGGCACATGATCTGGGCGAAGGACCGCAGGCCAGGCGGCCACCACTGCGCACGCTGGGCCTCTATCTGCTGCTCGGCTTTTCGGCCGGCCTGCCCTTCTACATGTTCAACGCGGTACTAACCCTGCGGCTCGCCCGGCACGGCGTCGACATCGTCATCATCGGCTTCTTCGCCTGGATCGCGCTGCTGCCGACGTTCAAGTTCGTCTGGGCGCCGTTGCTGGACCGCTACAGCGTCCCCGGCTTCTCCCGCTTCTGGGGCAGGCGGCGCGGCTGGATCATGCTGTCGCAACTCGGCATCTTCTTCTCGATGGTCGCGATGGCCTTCACCTCCAGCGACCAGAGCCTGCCGCTCACCGCCCTGTTCGCGATTCTGCTCGCCTTCTGGACGACCACGCTGGAGGTCGCCGCCGACGGCTGGCGTATCGAACTGGCGCCCACGCAGGCCGAACAGGGACCGATCGTCGCCGCCAATCTCTGGGGCTATCGCAGCGCCATGGTCGCGGCGGGGAGCGGCGCTGTGCTGGTCGCGGCCTGGGCCGACTGGACATGGGCCTATCTGGCCATCGCCATCGCTGCCTTCCTGCCCTTCCCCATGCTCGCGGCGATGCGACCCGAGCAGGAGGGCGCGAAGGGGCGGGCAAGCGCGCTCGCCAGCGGCACCCTTGTCAGCCTCACCATCCTCGCCGTCACCGGCGTCGCCACCGCCCTGATCGGCTGGGCGCTTCTTTCCGCCGTGCAGGGCGCGGGCTTCTCCGCCCAGACCAACGTGACGCCGATCGTTCTGGCCGTGGCGCTGCTGCCCTTTGTCGCGCTCGCCATCGCCCTGCCCCGCATCCGCCGACTGCCCGCCGACGCCCCCTCGAAAATGCCGGGCTTCATCGCCCCCTATGTCGAGATTTTCTGGCGCTACGGCTATGCCGTGCTGCCGGTGCTGGCCTTCGTTTCCTTCTACCGCATGGGCGATGTGCTGACGCTCACCCTCTCGCATCCGCTCTGGAATGCGGCGGGCTACAGTCTCGAACAGATCAGCATGGCGGACGGCGTCGTCGCGCTCACCTGCTCCATGGCCGGCGTGGCGCTGGGCGGACTTTGCGCCGCGCGACTTCCGATGACGGTCGCGCTCATCATAGGGGCCTGCGCGTCGGCGATCGGCAACTGGGTGTTCGTCTGGCTCTGGTATGCCGAACCCTCCTCCTTCGTCCTCTATGTCGCCGCCGGTGTAGACCAGTTCGGCCATGGGCTGGAGGGCGCCGTGTTCGTCGTCTATCTTTCCATGCTGGTCAGCCCCCGCTATCCCGGCACCCAATATGCGTTTCTTTCGGGCTTCGCCTTCCTGTTGCCGCGCCTGATCGGGGGCGCGGCCGGGGCGATCCAGAAGCAGATCGGCTATGACGGCTTCTTCATCCTGTCGGGCGCGCTCAGCTTCGCCGCCATTTTCTTCCTGCCGATCGTGATGCGCGTTCGGGCCAGAACTGCTTAG